DNA sequence from the Deinococcus humi genome:
AGTTCAGTGCCGAGGCAGGGGCGCAACTCAAGCTGACAGTCAGGAGCGTGAGCGTGAATTCCGGCAGCACGCTTGACCCCTACGTGGAGGTGCTGCTTCCCGATGGCTTTACCGTGCTCGAACACGATGACGACAGCGGCGCGGGCCTGGAATCCGAGCTGCGTCTGAATGTGACGCGGCCCGGCACCTATTACGTGACCGTCACGAGTTTCAGGATTCACGACGATGAGCAGGCCAGTGACGACCGGGAAAGCAACACCTA
Encoded proteins:
- a CDS encoding PPC domain-containing protein; this translates as MPTKFTPPLLLLALSAVLAACTDTPAPPAPGIESEPNDRAATANAIAIGTTLSGRVAGQPRDVDYFKFSAEAGAQLKLTVRSVSVNSGSTLDPYVEVLLPDGFTVLEHDDDSGAGLESELRLNVTRPGTYYVTVTSFRIHDDEQASDDRESNTYQLALARR